A genomic region of Trifolium pratense cultivar HEN17-A07 linkage group LG3, ARS_RC_1.1, whole genome shotgun sequence contains the following coding sequences:
- the LOC123915119 gene encoding uncharacterized protein LOC123915119, translating to MNALSDGHDLIWHRQVPMKVSILAWRLLKDRLPTKTNLVTRGIVPTDARFCVSGCGDAEPAHHLFLTCSVFGSLWSMVRAWIGSMAVDANSLPDHFVQFTQSAGGQRAQWSFMQLIWLACVWILWHERNHRLFRNTTSFLHQMLDKVKLFSYWWLKSTNVS from the coding sequence ATGAATGCATTGAGTGACGGTCATGATCTTATATGGCACAGACAGGTTCCCATGAAGGTGTCGATTCTAGCATGGAGACTTTTGAAAGATAGGTTGCCAACGAAGACAAACTTGGTTACTCGAGGTATTGTCCCAACGGATGCTCGCTTTTGCGTTTCTGGATGTGGTGATGCCGAACCGGCACATCACTTATTTCTCACTTGCAGTGTTTTCGGTTCTCTTTGGTCGATGGTTCGGGCTTGGATTGGTTCTATGGCGGTTGATGCCAATAGCTTACCTGATCACTTTGTTCAGTTCACTCAGTCAGCAGGTGGTCAGCGAGCACAATGGTCTTTTATGCAGCTTATTTGGCTCGCTTGTGTCTGGATTTTGTGGCATGAGAGGAATCACAGGTTATTCAGGAACACGACCTCTTTTTTACATCAAATGTTGGATAAGGTCAAGTTGTTTTCATAttggtggttgaagtcgacaaATGTCTCTTaa
- the LOC123916459 gene encoding probable N-acetyltransferase HLS1-like, translating to MEYNKFRIRSYECQSDRAQVENLERKCEVGPSESVFLFTDTMGDPICRIRNSPMYMMLVAELENGLVGVIQGSIKVVTIQGHPPKDLAKVGYVLGLRVSPHHRRKGIGSSLVRTLEEWFISNDVDYAYMATEKENHASVNLFMNKFGYTKFRTPSILVNPVNHHSFKISTNIEISRLKIEQAESLYRKFMGSTEFFPNDIGNILKNKLSLGTWMAYFKDDINIGPNGQVPNSWAMLSVWNSGEIFKLKIGKAPFCCLLYTKSWCLIDKIFPCLRLPTLPDFFNPFGFYFMYGVYHEGPFSGKLVKALCKFVHNMAKESKDVKCKIIVTEVGGRDELNHHIPHWKLLSCPEDLWCIKALKSEGLSINNFHELTTKTPPTRALFVDPREV from the exons ATGGAATACAACAAGTTCAGAATCCGAAGCTATGAATGTCAATCTGATAGAGCTCAAGTTGAAAATCTTGAGAGAAAATGTGAGGTAGGACCATCAGAAAGTGTGTTTCTCTTCACAGATACTATGGGTGACCCCATTTGTAGGATTCGAAACAGTCCCATGTACATGATGCTG GTAGCAGAGTTGGAAAATGGATTGGTTGGTGTCATTCAAGGCTCCATAAAAGTTGTAACTATTCAAGGACATCCACCAAAAGATTTGGCAAAAGTAGGGTATGTCTTAGGCTTAAGGGTATCTCCACATCATAGAAGAAAAGGGATTGGTTCAAGCTTAGTAAGAACATTAGAAGAATGGTTCATTTCCAATGATGTGGACTATGCATATATGGCaactgaaaaagaaaatcatgCCTCAGTTAATCTCTTCATGAACAAATTTGGCTACACAAAATTTAGGACACCATCAATTCTTGTTAACCCTGTTAATCATCATTCATTTAAAATCTCAACCAACATTGAAATATCAAGGTTGAAAATTGAACAAGCTGAATCACTCTATAGAAAGTTCATGGGGTCCACAGAGTTTTTTCCTAATGATATaggaaatatattaaaaaataagctaagttTGGGGACATGGATGGCATATTTTAAAGATGATATTAATATTGGGCCTAATGGACAAGTACCAAATAGTTGGGCTATGCTTAGTGTTTGGAATAGTGGTGaaatttttaagttaaaaataggaaaagcacctttttgttgtttgttataCACAAAAAGTTGGTGCTTAATTGATAAAATTTTCCCATGTTTAAGATTACCTACTTTACCTGATTTTTTTAACccttttggattttattttatgtatggtGTGTATCATGAAGGGCCATTTTCAGGGAAGCTAGTGAAAGCTTTGTGTAAATTTGTGCACAATATGGCTAAAGAGTCTAAAGATGTGAAGTGTAAGATTATTGTGACTGAAGTTGGAGGAAGAGATGAACTCAATCATCATATTCCACATTGGAAATTGCTTTCATGTCCTGAAGATTTGTGGTGTATAAAGGCATTGAAAAGTGAAGGGCTTTCAATCAATAATTTTCATGAATTAACAACTAAAACCCCACCAACAAGAGCTCTTTTTGTAGACCCAAGAGAGGTTTAA